A single window of Gossypium arboreum isolate Shixiya-1 chromosome 13, ASM2569848v2, whole genome shotgun sequence DNA harbors:
- the LOC108461893 gene encoding probable glutathione S-transferase has product MAEEVVLLDFWPSLFGMRSRIALAEKGIKYEYKEEDLRNKSALLLQMNPVHKKIPVLIHNGKPVCESLIQVQYIDEVWHDKAPLLPSDPYQKATVRFWADYIDKKIYDLGSRVWKTKGEEQATAKKEFIESLKLIEKELGDKPYFGGESFGYVDVAFIPFYSWFYAYEKCGNFSIEAECPKLIAWAKRCMQKESVAKSLPDQQKVYDFILQMKKHFGIE; this is encoded by the exons ATGGCAGAGGAAGTAGTATTGCTGGATTTCTGGCCAAGTCTGTTTGGGATGAGATCCAGGATTGCTTTGGCTGAGAAAGGGATTAAGTACGAATACAAGGAAGAAGACTTGAGGAACAAGAGTGCTTTACTGCTGCAGATGAACCCTGTTCATAAGAAAATCCCTGTCCTTATCCATAACGGTAAACCTGTTTGTGAGTCGCTCATTCAGGTTCAGTACATCGATGAGGTATGGCATGACAAAGCTCCTTTGCTCCCTTCTGACCCTTACCAAAAAGCTACTGTAAGATTCTGGGCTGATTATATTGACAAGAAG ATATATGACCTGGGGAGCAGAGTATGGAAGACAAAGGGAGAAGAGCAAGCAACAGCAAAGAAAGAATTCATAGAAAGCCTGAAGCTGATAGAAAAGGAGCTTGGGGACAAGCCTTACTTTGGAGGAGAAAGTTTTGGATATGTGGATGTTGCATTCATTCCGTTTTATAGCTGGTTTTATGCTTATGAGAAGTGTGGGAACTTCAGCATTGAAGCAGAGTGTCCCAAACTAATAGCATGGGCTAAAAGGTGCATGCAAAAGGAGAGTGTAGCCAAGTCCCTTCCTGACCAACAAAAAGTCTATGATTTTATCCTGCAGATGAAGAAACATTTTGGAATTGAGTAA